Genomic window (Rosa chinensis cultivar Old Blush chromosome 6, RchiOBHm-V2, whole genome shotgun sequence):
CAAGCTAAGAATAAAATTCAAGACAGCTGTTGGATCAAAGTGAGAGTATACagagattatgcatgtaatagCTGCCTCctttagtttagtgtttttatCATGGACCAATGGTGTCAACTTCGAAAGCCATAATTTTAGGATGCCACTATTACCAGAACCTTCAGTATTCACTGAATGCTTGTTAAATGAACCGATAGAAAACTCAATAACAGCTAATTTAGCCTTTGGTGACCTCTGTTCATCTAGTGAACGAAGCAAAGCAGGTAACAGGGAATCTACACTGTAAGTCTTGCCAACGATGACCAAAGTTGTTGAGCAAGGTTGCCTAACTAACTCCTTTGGGTCAATTAACCGTGAGAAAACATGAGGTAGGATCCTTTCCATGTAACTTTCAAAGGGCTTACGGCATGATGGAATAATGTCTGCAAGTGTTGAAAGGGCTGCTTGTGCAACTTTGTGGTGCGGATCATCCAAGTGTTGGAAAAACAACTTCATTACTTTCTCGAAATTCTGAATCACTTCTTGAATTCCTCTTTGGCCTTGCTGCAACAAAGACCGAAGATAATTAAATGCAGCAACCCTAGCTGACCAGTCTGAAGATGAACTTAGTCCTTCACTCAAAGCATCATTTAGCGATGCTGGACCTTCTACATAATTTGCCATCTCCTGTGAGAGTTGGCTATCATCAAAACTTCTCCTCCTGCCTGCAGATATCCTTCCTGTAGCATTCTTTCTTAAGAGGGGCCTTTGAAAATTGGGGATATGGTTATTATGTGAATCCCTAAAGTTTCCATCCCTGTGAGATGTGTCCAAATAATGCCTGTCAGCTTGATGATTCATAGTTCGCCTAGCCTCCCTACTGTCAGTATTCTCTTCAATGAAACCCCTTTCGTGGATTCTCTCAGAAGCCCTCTTTATGTTGTAGGATGAAACAGTTGGCAGTGTTTCAGCTGATAAATTACCGCGATATGATGATTTAGCGGAATCTTTGGAAGCTTGAATTTGCGTAATGATATCAGACAAAACCAGGCCACCATTGCGGTTACTACCTTTGTTACTTGAGGTGGTTGAATCTGTCATTAGCGAGTTTGAAAGATGATTAGAAGCTGGGACAGCAGCAGGGAATGGTGGATCACGAGATGATGGAGGGTCAACTCCTGCACTAGGGGCAAAAAGAGAACAATTTAGCCGCTCACAAATCAACCAGATTTTGACAATTCAGATATATAGATTATCTAATGTGTTAGCATACTGAAATTCACAAGTTATATCAAGGTGAAAGAAAGTAAGATATTAGGTACCTAGATCCAGACTAGATGACCGGAGAGTTGAAGAATTATGTCTGTCAGACAACTCCAAACCTCTAAGCATGCTTTCAATTGCACTGACCTTCTGTTTGCTTGCATGCAACACACTTTCCAGACTACGCTCAGTACCTTTACCATGTGACTTCGCTTGTGACAGATGAAGTCCTGACGAGAAAGAAGTCCCAGAGGATAAACTTGAACTTCTATCCATTGCAACAATAGCCGAAGTTCCATATCCAGGTAGATTAGCAGAAGCAGATGGCTGGGGAGTAAATGAGACCGGTGTACCCCTATCACGAACAGATGGAGAAGCATGTCGCCTATGTATCCCCCCATCCTCTTCATTGATTAACTGTGCAAATTTTTAAACATGGATATAAGAAGTTGACTACAAAATAGAATCAAATTATCCTTAAGGTTAAGAGCACATACCCTTTGAATAACGGGATCAAATAGTGAAAATAGTCGTCGGGAACGCTCCGGCCAGGTTTTTGAAAACATTCTATAGCACATTCTTGCAGTTGAACGGACCTGTCAATTACACAGGGAGGTTTACATATGATATCCATGGCATTTCACCATTCCAAATAAGTCATAAAATACAAGATATGAATTGTTGAATTGAATACCTCGCTCATTGCATCTGCAACACAACATCTTATTAGATCTTCATACAAATCTGCCGATCTCTGTATTTCAGGTTCATCAGCCCAATACTCCAGTATCAACAGTGCATAGTCACAGCACCTACAACACGTGATATTAGtgactcaaacaaaaacaaagtctAACAGCACCCACATATAAATTAGTGTCAGATATAAACCTTGCTCGAAGTATTGCATTACGGTCATTCTTTGCACAATCCGCAATACGAGGGAGCACCCGAGCAACTTTACAGTTACGCAACATCTGGGAAGCAGAAAGGAAGAAACACAAGATACTTTTTCATAAACGAACGATTTTCTACTTACAAAAAAAAGGTAaaggtaaaagtaaaagtaaaaggaTCAATAGAATTGTAATTACCGTTTTTATGCAGTTATCTGCAGACTCTGCAATTACAAGTACAGTGATCACAACCAGCTTGAAAAGGACCTGGTTACATACGATTAATTAGAGTACTGCTTTTTCATCACTTGAGgatttttacttttcttttccccTTCCTTTTTTAAGGATTATTTTTGGTAAGATAATTATGAACTTACTGGAATGAAAATCTCTGCATATGACTCAAAATCTCCCAATAGCTCCTTCGACAAAAAGCATAACAGATGGCAAGCCTAGAAACAAATCAAGTTAATCATAAGAACCCCTTGACGCTATAGGAATAAACAGAAAATATCAAAGAGCAAATGGACAACATGAACTAGTGCCTTTGACAGTTGAACCACTGTTTATATATTAAAAGAGCTAAACATCCTAACCCTACAGTCCTACTGACAACTGCAAAAAATTGCAAGAGCTAATACTACAGTAAACTGCTCACAAAAGAAAGCCAGATATTGCTAAAGTGATTTTAAACCAATAGCCTAAAAGAGGTTATTATTATAATACCTGCTTCACTATGCTAGACCTTCGATCAGATAACTGTGTGTTCAGAGGATTCACAAGTTGCTTCAAAAGTCCCCGAAATGATTGATAATCAGCAGCACCTGATAGGAAGTGATTATTAGCAAACTCTACACCAGAACTACTACATGTATTTATCATATCCAATATTTAGTGGCCAATAATCTATTTTCCAACATGCCATTTCACTATTTATTACTTCGAACATGCAAAGATGACAGTGTtgggagaagagagaaaagtaaGGGGACAACAATACTTTAATCAGACATCAACTTTGGgacacaacaaaacaaaaatttatttaGCATTCCCACGAGAAGTGCATGTTTAACCGAATATGCATTAAATAAGAATTTAAAGTTATATGTAAAATGCATCAAGACAATGCCTAAAGAGAACCACAGCAACTGCCTGAAGCATGAATTACTAAACATAATCTCTATGCTTCTGCGAATATTACACTGAAGAAATTAGTAGGAGAGAGTAGGGCAAAGATACCTCCATATACAAGCCCTTCTATTCTCTGCATTGCAGCAATCCGAATTGACCAGTCTTTCTCTGGTACAAGGGTAGAAGCTATTTTCTCCACTTCTCTTATTAGTTCCTTTTCAGAATAAACTTTTATAGGGTCTACAGATTTTACAGTTGGATCAGTTTCCGCTGCATAGGACAGATGAAGAAAACAAATCAATATTATGTGAATACTCAGTCTTACCTGTTCAATGGATAACACATCATATATTTAAGGCTGGATTCAAACCACTATTCTATAGTATAGAAATTACACTTTAAAGGCAATTTTTTACAGTGGCTATATATTTCAATAGCGACTAGTATTCAcatgttttaaaaataaaatttctattcATTCCCAACATCCCAAAAAATATTTCACCTAATATGCAGCAAAGATACATAAATGAAAtttgaataaacaaataaatagatGAGGCTATCACAAAGCTCTAAATCGAGAAACAAGAATTAAGATGGTTTTCCATGAtattttataaagaaaaataatcagctaactttcaaaactaaaaacaaagacAAGGAAGTATTGTTGTGACAAGAAAATTGAGAACAATTGATTTTTGGAAGAAGATTTAACTTCACCATTACTATGTATACCAGGTTCAATTAATCACTTCTGAGCGAGCAAATAACATCATGGTGTCCCCAGAATTGAACGACAAGCATTCTCACCTCCAAATTGAGATACCTCCCTTGAGGAACTCTTAGCCTTTGGACTATTTCTCTTTGGGTTATGGCTCAAGGGCTTTGTTTCTACAGCAGCAAGTCCATCTGATGAGCGATTCTTAGGTTCAATCCTCTCTAGCCTTGCATTAATATCCTTCACCTGCATTGCAAATTGAATAGAACCCAATGAGCAACTAGCATCAAATAACATCCGGAAGACAAAATCAATCATTAACAATATTTGAAGTACTAGGAAAAGATAACGACAAAATAAATATGGGAAACTGAACAGCAATTAGACGTCAAATTTTCTCAGTTAGATATTACTCATATTAGATACTCACCATGGACATGGGAAGATGGTGCCGCTGAAGTTCATCACGGAACTGAGTCCCTGCCTGCGTATACATCTCCTGGGAATTGGAATAAGTATAAAAGTCAGATTACATCAACAAATCGAATCCCAACCTACGAAAAATTTAAAGATATACTCTACATAGCATGGCTTCAAAGCATCTCAGGAGGACCAAAGTCACCAGGTGGTAGCATAAGAAGAAAAGATTTAATATAGTGCATTAAACTGGAACTATAAGACCAGAACCACTAACCTCAATGCACAATATAGCTGCGTCCCTTACACCGGGATTTGAATCACTTAACATCTGCAGAATCTGATATCaaaaaaatacataattaaATTAGTTTGTTTCCCATGAGCATTTGAACTGAGTAGAAAGAAAATTGATTGTCTTGTTCATAGAAGTCAGCAAACATACCGGAGGAAGTATAGCACGCTGAAGAGGAAGTTCGGTTGATGCAAAAAGTCCAATTGCTGAGGTGACAGTTCGTGCAAACTCCTCTCTAACTCTCCAACTTTTGTGTGCCCAGGCATAAGAACCTGCTCTTTCAACAATGAGCGTTGGAGAAGACACCTGCAACAGAAGGAATGTGACATTTCAGACTTGGTAACTTCAGTAAAACACCTATTTGTAAGAAAGTTGGGATATATTTTGAGAAATGACAGaaggaaacaataaaaattttaaGCATCACCAAAGACTACAATGGCAAAAAGACTATAAACACTACTATAGTTGCTAACTTCTACTAGCttcaaagaaaagagaagaatagtATCAGTGGCGGACGGTTTccatattttaaatttcaaatgtGTGAATGTACAATTACATATTTCATATCATCTGGAAGATAGAAACAAACTGATTGGGTAGAACAATTGGAGCTTAAGGCAAAAACACCAGAACAGTAACCCGTAACCGGTAACCATTGAGATGTGTCTGCACTAAACGCAAACCAGCCGAGCACCAGAATAAACATCTAATGTGGCTGTTAAACTGTAATTATGAATGAAAAATTAGAAACTACACCAATGGGATCCCAATCCACTAAGCAATTCACTTCATTAACTAGTCACGAGACCAAAATTTTCCCACATTTAAATGTATTCTCATGTAAATTAAGAGAGCAAATGAGGAATGAACATCAGTACAAGTCCAAAAGTAGCAACCTAAACGATTCGGGTTCAGAATCAGTCAATTCTAGCATGCATCAAGTACATTTGAGAAAATTGAATCAAAAATGTGGAGGGGCAAGAGAGGAAGTAACAAACCTCCATAAGAGTAAGCAGCAGCCTCCGGGCGGCGTCGCGAACGGGCTGCTTGGCATCGCCGAGGCGCTCGACGATGGCGGGGACAAGCGCATTGAAATGAAGCTTGAGATGGTCGCCGGAGAGGACGGCGGCGGAGGCGAGGGCCTGAAGAGAGCCCTGGGAGACTCGGAAGTTGTTGTCCTTGAGAAGATCCATGCAGCAATCGACGAGCGCAGTGACCTCGGCCGAAGTGAGGCTCTTCCTGGAAGCTTCGAGAAGCTGGTGGAGACGCTCCACTCCGGCCATGCGCTCCTTGGTGTCCTTGGCGCGTGCGAGTTCAAGCGCTTCCTCCATCGGGGCGTGATCTGGTGCGGACCGGCTCAGATCTGGCGAATTCCGGCGTCGGAGTTAGGGCATGCGATTCGGTTGGTGAAGTCAAGTGAGTcagtgagagagagactgagagtgagagagagtggGGAAATGTGAGGGATAATTCAGAGGAAGTGTGGCTGAATTTACAGGGGGGCCTCTTCTTCGTCTCCGAGGCTCGAGCTTAGAGCAGGGGCTTGTTGCTTCCTGGTTTAgatttttagagagagaaagagagagaggaggagagagagagagatagagagggtGGTTTGGCTTTTGCTAGATTGAAGGAGAAGGGATGAAGAAAACACGATGTGGTTGAGAGAGGGGCAATTAAGAGCGTTACCCCTGGTGTTTTTGTAATTTACGGATTCTACCACTGTGTGCTTACTTGTTTGGTAGTTACTACAGTGAACAACAGTCATggtctttcttttatttaatttttttttgtctttaattttttattggaCTTGACCTTGGTTAATTATTCCATGTCCAAAGAAAGAACCTGGGTTTATGGGCAATTTGGGCACATGAAACTGTTAGAAGACTTCCGGAAGTACCATCCGAAGATGGGGAGGAAGCAAAGAAGACCGCAAACCAAATGGAAAAATCCTCCTAGTGGTcgtctaaaaattaaaattaatgtGCATGGGGCTTTTCGAGCTAAAGATGGGAGTGGAGATATTGGAGTACTAGTGAGGAATGAAACTAGTATGGGTATTGCTGTGTTGCTAAGCTTTTTTTACATGCACACTCGGTTCTTAATATGAAAGCAGAGGCATATAGAGTTGGTTTACTTATTGGTATTCACCAAGGCTGGACTGACATTGATATTGAAAGCAACTCTGCCATTCTGATTGCTGCTCTCAACAGTGAAGAGAAAAATCgagttttagatgattgtaaagagtatatgcatgtgtgctTTCAATCAATTAGAGTTCGAcatatttaccgtgaagcaaatggtgtagcagGTAGGCTTGCTCACCTTGCTAATGGGTGTGATATTGATGATTCGTGGTTAGATGAAATGCTTGGAATTATTCAGGATATTCTCTACGAGGATCAATGTAATTGTTTCTATGTAGCTCAAGGTTTAGGTTTTATGCCTCCCCCGGATGCAAAACcctaatattaatataataaatggaaccgggtgTGGGGCTGAACCTTCTAGCTAAACTGGGTTCCAaatccatttcaaaaaaaaaaaaaaaaaaaaacacctagttttttttttttttttttttagatttgaaaATAGgaacaatttcacaaatggtcactcaactatgactcattgactcattcgacactttggtcactcatctttcaaatatatcacttcggtcactcaactattactctgtcaatcactttagtcacccaaaaaacattttatctcactttaatcacttctcccaatcattctaacacagatttctcaatttttcacaattgatttgatgaaaatatcattaatattgtggcaaatatttttttttaatgaaaaaaattaattaagtgactaaagtgaataacagagttaaagttgagtgatcaaagtgatatatttaaaaggtgagtgaccaaagtgttaaATAGTTTAAAGCCTAGTTAGTAATTTTTCGTATTATACTCAAATAAAACACGTActtacttttaaaaaaaaaaaaatacttccgTACTTCGTATTTTTTAAAGGGATTCTTTAAATTTCTCATACTTTTAAAGCCAAAAGTATTATACACAATTTTTAcgtttttttcccttttttcatattttacacatattattgaataaaaatggatatttttaattaaaaaatttaattaattgaaaatATTTTGCCAAACTTTTCAACAAACTATTTGATAAAATATCCTAATAATACACGTACATATTTTTCGCGTACTATATACGTCTCATTTTTTACTAATTATGGtttaaagttgagtgactagttgtgatatttttttaaaataaataaatagttatTCCAAAAATATTTCAAGCACAAGTTCCAGAAGAATCTGGTTTATTCCTGGTTTGGAGGGGTTTTAAAGAGTAATAAACATTTACAGAGGCAAAGGGAGATCAAGTTCCTAGGTGCATTTATAATAATGCTTTCCATAATTTTGTGTATTATTTCAATGTGTATTAATGTGTTGCAATAAATTCATGTCAACTGGATTATAACATTCAATGTTTTTTCTTTACGAGGTAAGTTAATAAataccagaggaagagactcaTGATATATTTCTCCCGAAAGGGATTCTGTAGATCATGCTATCGTTGGACTCATTTTTAGCTGTTCAAATTTGTTTTTAGTCTTCAGCTAACTCTCAATATTACCGTTGTAAATTGTTCAATATTCATGTTGGCAACATGtatgataaaaaaatatataaataaaaaactgGAAAAGTATAGTAGTATATGGACATACTTTGATCATGTTAATAGGATAGCTCCAAATATAAAACGCTAGCGTTGGTCAATACATTAGCTTTCAAGATAAATATATTCAAAAGTTAAAAAAATGATACTTAAAAAAACCAACGAAGCGAGAATTCTCTTTTGAGCTTGCTTGCAAAGCAACAAGTTAATATCTCAAATCACCTTGAACTCATTTGAAGAAGTCCCTCTTCTGTAACCCTGCCATAAACACTAATTAAGATATATCACTACAAAAATAAGATTGCATACATAGCAACCCTACCCGGAACAGAGACAAACATGGACACAAATAGAGGCATATAGTgcttcatatatattgaaatcgaCGCAAAAGCGCATCTGAACGAGGAGATCCGACCATCAAACCAAAGGGGTGGAGAATCAAAGACCGGGGTTGTTTTATGTGAGTTTCCTCCTTTATTTGAAAGGAATTGGCATTTATTATTATCATTTAATCTTTACTCTTGGGGTAGGCCAATTTCAACACCCAAGTGTTAACTTCATGTATGACAGAAGATGGCAATATCCACTTCATGTAACAAATACTTTATTATAAAGTTATATGAGTCGTCATGTCATGGATACcaactttgttttgattttcaatCAATTATGATTTTCTTCTTTCGTAGGCATCTTAGGCGACAAAACCAAGTGGCTTTATTTATTGAATGTGCAATTGATTTGTAAGAatgcaatgataagtcaccttCTAAATATTATGGAGTTGCTTAAGGTGCAAAAAAAATTTGCTTAAGGTGATCGCATTGAGAGTTGTTTATGAAGGAGTCTTACACTATTAATTAAGTCCATACACATGGccatttgaaaaataaatagattGAAGAAAATACTTGCAATCGGTCATAAGAAAATAATTgcatgttgtgaacttgtaatATTACCGATGAGGGTCCCTCCACTAAggaatctgttttttttttttttttgctagttTAAGGAATCGCTTATCAGGCCAGCTATTTGGTCATATATTGGCATATCTATTATTCAGTTTTTAAGTTTCTATGAATAGATTATTTGTACAAATTTTttaaccaaattgataatctaATACCGTATTAGATCAAATTAATGGACGAACTAAATTTGtctaacctgaaccgttcatgttcataatagTGAATCATGATTATAAATACccaaatgatcatcaatttggctgactGATATATTCAtcaagacctaaaaactgaatagtcgagatgccgatatgtgattgaaaagtaagTCCTATAAGAGATCCCTTAAAATGTCCAAAAAATGAATCTCTCACTAGAAGGGTCCTAATTAACGATTGTTATTTGTAGCTAAAAACTCATGAGAAACAAATCATTAAATATTGAGGTTTACTACGATTAAACAAAAATACCAAGAAAACAGACTTCTCGTCGTTAGTTACCTATTTCATGTCCCTATGTACCATACAATCTCATTATAGAGACCTAACAGAGAAGGAACGTGTATGAACAAAAATGTTAGGGCATAATCTTCCCCATGAGGACAGGAGGTTGGTCACCTAATTACCGTACCATTTAatttgtttcaactttcaacgAATGAAAGTGAAATTGCATTTCAAATATAGAGTTCTGCAACTCTGGACCAGGTTCCCAGAATATCAGTCagtatatttattttatttgacaggtattCTTAATTGACTGCTGAAGCTGAAGGTTGGTAGCTGAAGTACAAACCTTAAAGTTTTCCAAACGAGGAAATGATCAAAAGGGCAGAGACTCGCACTCTCACACTGCACATTCTTCTTCCTTAATTGACTATCACTTCTTCCTCATCACTGAACTTTCTGTTCCGGCGAGGTATCTTTGACTCGACACGTAATACGACTCAAATTCAACTAAAACACGATAAACACTACTTAACTAGCAGCATTATCATTACGTAATTACCGATTATCACTCGTATTTATTGCACAAAACTAATCTTTCCGGTCTCAAAGATATACTATTTGAAAGGGACCTTCATGTGTTATCAAGTGAAGAAAAGGATGAGAATGACACAAACTCAGAATGGGAATCAATATTATGGCTGCTCGAAGACTCGCCCCTCATGATTACGAGAGTTCGTCCAGCCAAAACTGATAGTAAGTTTAACCAGAAATTAGTAACAAAACAAGTTTGTTCACGGGTCATTCAAAGGCATCATTTTCATCATTATTCATCATTAACAAATGAGAGATTGGGGAAGGGATAAGTTATAAAAGGGAAGGTGATTGAAAGATACCCAAATAAGAAAAAAGCCTAACTTCATGACCAAGCCTAGCCAACAACCCCATAGAACAGAGTGGTCCACTTTCACCACGTTAGGTGCCACGCACACATGGTAATAGTCTAATACTAAACAGCTCAATCAAAGTAGGGGTTCTGCAATTTGTTATATATAGTATGACTGTATGACCTTTACAGGTTGGCTGATGGGGTTTTTGTTGGGTAAGGTTGGGCATCAGTGTGCCCAAATACCTGAACAGTTGCACATGATCTGTTCTTCTGCATATGATCGATGTAGAGAGAAACAGAGCTATCGCAACAATCCTCgacttttgcttctttttttacAACTGGTTCGAGGGATCGATCAGTAAGGGATAAAGTGTTCGAACTTTGAAGAGTAAGTAATGAGCAGTCGATTACAAGCAAATCAACAAAAGAGCCGAGTCCTAAGCAGCTTGGTTCCCATTTGTAGGGATCAGTGTACTAAAATGCTGAAGTGTGTTTTCATTAATCATCTCAGAAACTGATGTTAATCTCAGCTTCTGTCACCAATTTCTTCATGACCAGCTAGTCATTTAATAAACGAATGATttttcttttagccataataGATTAACAAATCAATAGCTACATAGGTGATGGAGTAAATTTGGATAGCCAGTAAAGCCAATGACTCCAAGGCATGATTTTGCAACCACAGCTACTGGTGTCTCTTTGACGTATGGTAATAAACACCTAGGATCAGAAATAGTAGTGTGCTCTGCTGAAAATGGGAGCCAAGTATCTTAGTCAAGTTGAGGTGCAGTATTTGAAAATGTGCAAATGCAATCAGCAAGGCATGTTTAATCAAAGTTATATGGAATTCTCTGTATAAGAGTGAATGCAACAGCAGGAAACTTAACAACACATTAGATCAATACATAACATTGACCAACAACTGAAGCCTACAATTACTTGGCTAGTCATCATCCGAAAAGCTGGCAGGCAATATACACAAAATTGCATTCAATAAGAATGATACCTGCATACTTTTTTTCCACAGCAGGGAAAGTGGCAACTCCAGTGGGTTACTTTGCATAACAATGGTTGAAGAAATTGCATCATGAGCCAACCCTCTATGGGTCAGCGTCATAGGGTGCATCTGGGGTAAGAGATGGAAGAATCAAAACAAGCCTTTCAATAGATTGGATGTCGGCAAGCATAGAAGCATAAACTGGCTTATAGTCCCAAGGATTTCCGCTCAAGTCCAAATGCCGAAGACCTAACAAATAAGGTTACTTAAAAGTTCAAGTTGTTTGTTCATATGTAGAAGCATGCATGCTAGAGGCACACAAAATCTGTTCACTTACTACTCACTAGCAATCCTTAAAtggtttattttgatttatcaaTGGAAAGAGGTAGAGGGTCAAGTGTCAAGACCAAAGATTCAACTAGCATTATAGTCAAACCTTGATAACCAAATATCAGGCAACCTAAACTTAGCAATTGTAATAGCAATTATGAGGAACTGGCTGAAAAACAAATGTTAACAGTTCAGAATCtcagattttttgttttgtttctttgcaGAGTACACAAACATGAGATGTAACTTCTTTTGAATTGAAACAAGACTTTAAAGGCAGCTAATACAAATACCTTTTGCATTTTTAATGGCAAAGCATATGGTGGTCAAGGATTCTACAGGCATAAGATTATATGCAGCATTGACTGTAACAAGTTCGGGAGCCTTTGACATGAGCTTTGACAAAAAATTTGCAGTTTCAACTCCTCCGCGGTTTTTGCTACACATAATTTATTCATATGATAAATTTCCTGGAACCAGGTATAGCAAAAATCAGAAGAAAAGTATTAACAATAATATTGAACCTTATGTTGATCTCCACTAGCTTCAACTCTTTAGTAAGTTCTTCTTGTAGTACCCGAAAACCAGATGAACCTAATCCAATACCTCCAACATTGAGTACTTGAA
Coding sequences:
- the LOC112169732 gene encoding CLIP-associated protein isoform X1, which codes for MEEALELARAKDTKERMAGVERLHQLLEASRKSLTSAEVTALVDCCMDLLKDNNFRVSQGSLQALASAAVLSGDHLKLHFNALVPAIVERLGDAKQPVRDAARRLLLTLMEVSSPTLIVERAGSYAWAHKSWRVREEFARTVTSAIGLFASTELPLQRAILPPILQMLSDSNPGVRDAAILCIEEMYTQAGTQFRDELQRHHLPMSMVKDINARLERIEPKNRSSDGLAAVETKPLSHNPKRNSPKAKSSSREVSQFGAETDPTVKSVDPIKVYSEKELIREVEKIASTLVPEKDWSIRIAAMQRIEGLVYGGAADYQSFRGLLKQLVNPLNTQLSDRRSSIVKQACHLLCFLSKELLGDFESYAEIFIPVLFKLVVITVLVIAESADNCIKTMLRNCKVARVLPRIADCAKNDRNAILRARCCDYALLILEYWADEPEIQRSADLYEDLIRCCVADAMSEVRSTARMCYRMFSKTWPERSRRLFSLFDPVIQRLINEEDGGIHRRHASPSVRDRGTPVSFTPQPSASANLPGYGTSAIVAMDRSSSLSSGTSFSSGLHLSQAKSHGKGTERSLESVLHASKQKVSAIESMLRGLELSDRHNSSTLRSSSLDLGVDPPSSRDPPFPAAVPASNHLSNSLMTDSTTSSNKGSNRNGGLVLSDIITQIQASKDSAKSSYRGNLSAETLPTVSSYNIKRASERIHERGFIEENTDSREARRTMNHQADRHYLDTSHRDGNFRDSHNNHIPNFQRPLLRKNATGRISAGRRRSFDDSQLSQEMANYVEGPASLNDALSEGLSSSSDWSARVAAFNYLRSLLQQGQRGIQEVIQNFEKVMKLFFQHLDDPHHKVAQAALSTLADIIPSCRKPFESYMERILPHVFSRLIDPKELVRQPCSTTLVIVGKTYSVDSLLPALLRSLDEQRSPKAKLAVIEFSIGSFNKHSVNTEGSGNSGILKLWLSKLTPLVHDKNTKLKEAAITCIISVYSHFDPTAVLNFILSLSVEEQNSLRRALKQSTPRIEVDLMNFLQNKKERQRKSSYDPSDAVGTSSEEGYISASKKSHFFGRYSAGSVDSDGGRKWSSTQETALVTGSVGQAASDQTGENLYQNFETGSNIDVLNAKSKDPTYMISAMNQSSGSWTSPLDNGEGRVNLESLHTHSLDVNGVLNSDHIGAAESIGHSEASTDLDQNHHQLKALKVNSIPDSGPSIPQILHLISTGTEESPAESKRGALQQLIEASKTNDHSIWTKYFNQILTVVLEVLDDFDSSIRELSLSLIIEMLKNQKAAMEDSIEIVIEKLLHVTKDLVPQVSNESEHCLSIVLSQYDPFRCLSVIVPLLVTEDEKTLVTCINCLTKLVGRLSQEELMAQLPSFLPALFEAFGNQSADVRKTVVFCLVDVYIMLGKAFLPYLEGLNSTQLRLVTIYANRISQARTGTPIDTNHD
- the LOC112169732 gene encoding CLIP-associated protein isoform X2, which translates into the protein MEEALELARAKDTKERMAGVERLHQLLEASRKSLTSAEVTALVDCCMDLLKDNNFRVSQGSLQALASAAVLSGDHLKLHFNALVPAIVERLGDAKQPVRDAARRLLLTLMEVSSPTLIVERAGSYAWAHKSWRVREEFARTVTSAIGLFASTELPLQRAILPPILQMLSDSNPGVRDAAILCIEEMYTQAGTQFRDELQRHHLPMSMVKDINARLERIEPKNRSSDGLAAVETKPLSHNPKRNSPKAKSSSREVSQFGAETDPTVKSVDPIKVYSEKELIREVEKIASTLVPEKDWSIRIAAMQRIEGLVYGGAADYQSFRGLLKQLVNPLNTQLSDRRSSIVKQACHLLCFLSKELLGDFESYAEIFIPVLFKLVVITVLVIAESADNCIKTMLRNCKVARVLPRIADCAKNDRNAILRARCCDYALLILEYWADEPEIQRSADLYEDLIRCCVADAMSEVRSTARMCYRMFSKTWPERSRRLFSLFDPVIQRLINEEDGGIHRRHASPSVRDRGTPVSFTPQPSASANLPGYGTSAIVAMDRSSSLSSGTSFSSGLHLSQAKSHGKGTERSLESVLHASKQKVSAIESMLRGLELSDRHNSSTLRSSSLDLGVDPPSSRDPPFPAAVPASNHLSNSLMTDSTTSSNKGSNRNGGLVLSDIITQIQASKDSAKSSYRGNLSAETLPTVSSYNIKRASERIHERGFIEENTDSREARRTMNHQADRHYLDTSHRDGNFRDSHNNHIPNFQRPLLRKNATGRISAGRRRSFDDSQLSQEMANYVEGPASLNDALSEGLSSSSDWSARVAAFNYLRSLLQQGQRGIQEVIQNFEKVMKLFFQHLDDPHHKVAQAALSTLADIIPSCRKPFESYMERILPHVFSRLIDPKELVRQPCSTTLVIVGKTYSVDSLLPALLRSLDEQRSPKAKLAVIEFSIGSFNKHSVNTEGSGNSGILKLWLSKLTPLVHDKNTKLKEAAITCIISVYSHFDPTAVLNFILSLSVEEQNSLRRALKQSTPRIEVDLMNFLQNKKERQRKSSYDPSDAVGTSSEEGYISASKKSHFFGRYSAGSVDSDGGRKWSSTQETALVTGSVGQAASDQTGENLYQNFETGSNIDVLNAKSKDPTYMISAMNQSSGSWTSPLDNGEGRVNLESLHTHSLDVNGVLNSDHIGAAESIGHSEASTDLDQNHHQLKALKVNSIPDSGPSIPQILHLCFVSVYRLALELRKVLQKVSVVHFNS